In a genomic window of Telopea speciosissima isolate NSW1024214 ecotype Mountain lineage chromosome 5, Tspe_v1, whole genome shotgun sequence:
- the LOC122663272 gene encoding uncharacterized protein LOC122663272 produces the protein MSWSSSDEFFVSSKLEVFAVDLFSEPLELTRCKAVIYDGPKGDDFKRFLRSKNFRVNRQGKAIVRVQKRDDDGELLEGEYDTFVLETVVPLGPFGFQNLPLSKPQAVNEWQSLLDNTKAELAKKNDELNKLQSLLANIKAELAKKNDALNELQSLLDNTKVELAKKNDAFNELMKQKIDQDWNPEQFGRLNTAAITNSVKRVFVDFGLEPPASGDPKSVLKFLEMLHDLILYKEFSATFLVAANEILVSIASIFDKRTGLSIGMETNSLTAAQLIKNLLTLRGFMDSHFFIDGSVIVRVFRLMNEDDLPVIFRDSASDVAELKQKEIGTKSIDDIDKNSIFCGYFNIPMVGMFKGVSTRVHVNLPDEIMVKLRVGKHNLNDKRFWYVYANGSGIFQKEPLSSSESTVGNKLEDVKFPLSRILGGETDFLGFLLKMNRIFVNKEGTYLKFDFIATKSSIRVKENILYYFDKDFGLREPFKLVQFDVNESATNIIERKVSNHGSWTGTSEKYASWIVDEALGNDSAFLLKGICFIGKITKASGTFRNNALVSVFFEHSQHRENCYVDALATTFFVLKTEKVLSWINGEKKALEFI, from the coding sequence ATGAGTTGGTCGTCAAGTGATGAATTTTTTGTGAGCTCAAAGTTAGAGGTCTTCGCGGTTGACCTCTTTTCCGAACCATTAGAATTGACACGGTGCAAAGCTGTCATCTATGATGGGCCGAAGGGTGATGATTTCAAGAGGTTCTTGCGGTCTAAGAACTTTAGAGTAAACCGTCAGGGAAAGGCTATTGTACGTGTCCAAAAGCGTGACGACGATGGTGaattacttgaaggtgagtatgATACCTTCGTTCTAGAAACGGTGGTACCATTGGGCCCTTTTGGTTTCCAGAATTTACCGTTATCGAAGCCACAAGCTGTGAACGAATGGCAAAGCCTCCTAGACAATACCAAGGCTGAATTGgcgaagaagaatgatgagctcAATAAATTGCAAAGCCTCCTGGCCAATATAAAGGCGGAGTTGGCAAAGAAAAATGATGCACTTAATGAATTGCAAAGCCTTTTGGACAATACCAAGGTTGAATTGGCGAAGAAGAATGATGCatttaatgaattaatgaagCAGAAGATTGATCAGGACTGGAATCCTGAACAGTTTGGCCGACTGAATACTGCTGCGATCACAAACTCTGTGAAGAGAGTATTTGTTGACTTTGGTCTTGAACCACCAGCAAGTGGAGATCCAAAATCTGTGTTGAAGTTTCTTGAGATGTTACATGATCTGATCCTTTACAAAGAATTTAGTGCCACTTTTTTAGTCGCCGCAAACGAGATACTGGTCTCGATTGCAAGTATATTTGACAAACGCACTGGCTTAAGCATAGGCATGGAAACGAATAGTTTGACTGCAGCCCAACTCATAAAGAATCTACTTACTTTAAGAGGCTTTATGGATTCCCACTTCTTTATTGATGGTAGTGTGATAGTTAGGGTTTTTCGTCTGATGAACGAGGACGACCTCCCAGTTATCTTTCGAGATTCTGCATCAGATGTGGCTGAGCTCAAGCAGAAGGAGATAGGTACGAAATCAATCGATGATATCGACAAAAACTCCATCTTTTGTGGGTATTTCAACATTCCAATGGTGGGgatgttcaaaggtgtttcgaCGAGAGTTCATGTGAACCTGCCGGATGAGATCATGGTGAAACTTAGAGTAGGCAAACATAACCTTAATGATAAAAGGTTTTGGTATGTCTATGCCAACGGGTCAGGTATATTTCAAAAGGAGCCTTTAAGTTCTTCTGAATCGACGGTAGGCAATAAGCTAGAAGATGTCAAATTCCCCCTTTCTAGGATCTTAGGTGGTGAGACcgatttcttagggtttttgctTAAGATGAATCGAATCTTCGTTAACAAGGAGGGGACATATCTCAAGTTTGATTTTATTGCAACCAAGAGTTCAATAAGGGTGAAAGAGAATATCCTTTACTATTTTGACAAGGATTTTGGATTGCGTGAGCCTTTTAAGTTGGTTCAATTTGATGTGAATGAAAGTGCAACCAATATCATAGAACGAAAGGTTTCAAACCATGGGTCATGGACGGGTACGAGTGAGAAATATGCCTCCTGGATTGTAGATGAAGCCTTGGGTAACGACAGTGCTTTTTTGTTGAAGGGTATATGTTTTATTGGGAAAATAACAAAAGCCTCTGGTACCTTCCGCAATAATGCTCTAGTCAGTGTATTCTTTGAACATAGCCAACACAGGGAGAATTGTTATGTCGATGCTCTAGCAAcaactttctttgttttgaaAACAGAAAAAGTACTTTCGTGGATCAATGGTGAAAAGAAGGCTCTGGAATTTATTTAA